In Canis lupus familiaris isolate Mischka breed German Shepherd chromosome 24, alternate assembly UU_Cfam_GSD_1.0, whole genome shotgun sequence, a single genomic region encodes these proteins:
- the TBC1D20 gene encoding TBC1 domain family member 20 isoform X1 gives MALRSAQGDGPTSSRWDCGAEKTDFNAKKKKKVAEIYQALNSDPTDVAALRRMAISEGGLLTDEIRQEVWPKLLNVNTNDPPPVSEENLRQVSKDYQQVLLDVRRSLRRFPPGMPEKQREGLQEELIDIILLILERNPQLHYYQGYHDIVVTFLLVVGERLTTSLVEKLSTHHLRDFMDPTMDNTKHILNYLMPIIDQVNPELHDFMQSAEVGTIFALSWLITWFGHVLSDFRHVVRLYDFFLACHPLMPIYFAAVIVLYREQEVLDCDCDMASVHHLLSQIPQDLPYETLISRAGDLFVQFPPSELARKAAAQQQAEKTAASTFKDFELASAQQRPDMVLRQRFRGLMRSEERTKDVLTKPRTNRFVKLAVMGLTVALGAAALAVVKSALEWAPKFQLQLFP, from the exons ATGGCCCTCCGGAGTGCGCAGGGCGACGGCCCCACCTCCAGCCGCTGGGACTGTGGCGCGGAGAAGACAG ACTTTAAcgccaaaaagaaaaagaaagtggcagAGATATACCAGGCTCTGAACAGTGACCCCACTGATGTGGCAGCCCTTAGACGCATGGCTATCAGCGAAGGAGGGCTCCTGACTGATGAGATCAGGCAGGAAGTGTGGCCTAAGCTCCTCAATGTGAACACCAATGACCCACCTCCTGTATCAG AGGAGAACCTGCGGCAGGTGAGCAAGGACTACCAGCAAGTGCTGCTGGACGTCAGGCGATCTTTAAGGCGGTTCCCACCTG GCAtgccagagaagcagagagagggccTCCAGGAAGAGCTGATCGACATCATCCTCCTCATCTTGGAGCGCAACCCTCAGCTGCACTACTACCAGGGGTACCATGACATTGTGGTCACATTTCTGCTGGTGGTAGGCGAGAGGCTGACAACATCCTTGGTAGAAAAATTGTCTACCCACCACCTCAG GGATTTCATGGATCCAACAATGGACAACACCAAGCATATATTAAACTATCTGATGCCCATCATTGACCAGGTGAATCCAGAGCTCCATGACTTCATGCAGAG CGCTGAGGTGGGAACCATCTTTGCCCTCAGCTGGCTCATCACCTGGTTTGGGCACGTCCTGTCTGACTTCAGGCACGTTGTGCGGTTATATGATTTCTTCCTGGCCTGCCACCCGCTGATGCCCATTTACTTTGCAGCTGTG ATCGTGTTGTATCGAGAGCAGGAAGTCCTGGATTGTGACTGTGACATGGCCTCGGTCCACCACCTCTTGTCCCAGATCCCTCAGGACCTGCCCTATGAGACACTGATCAGTAGAGCCGGAGACCTGTTTGTTCAGTTTCCCCCATCAGAACTTGCCcggaaggcagctgcccaacagCAGGCTGAGAA GACGGCCGCCTCTACCTTCAAAGACTTTGAGCTGGCATCAGCCCAGCAGAGGCCTGACATGGTGCTGCGACAGCGGTTTCGGGGGCTCATGCGCTCTGAGGAGCGAACGAAAGATGTCCTGACCAAACCAAGGACCAACCGCTTTGTGAAACTGGCGGTGATGGGGCTGACAGTGGCACTTGGAGCGGCCGCCCTGGCTGTGGTGAAAAGTGCCCTGGAGTGGGCTCCTAAGTTTCAACTGCAGCTCTTCCCCTAA
- the TBC1D20 gene encoding TBC1 domain family member 20 isoform X2 — protein MAISEGGLLTDEIRQEVWPKLLNVNTNDPPPVSEENLRQVSKDYQQVLLDVRRSLRRFPPGMPEKQREGLQEELIDIILLILERNPQLHYYQGYHDIVVTFLLVVGERLTTSLVEKLSTHHLRDFMDPTMDNTKHILNYLMPIIDQVNPELHDFMQSAEVGTIFALSWLITWFGHVLSDFRHVVRLYDFFLACHPLMPIYFAAVIVLYREQEVLDCDCDMASVHHLLSQIPQDLPYETLISRAGDLFVQFPPSELARKAAAQQQAEKTAASTFKDFELASAQQRPDMVLRQRFRGLMRSEERTKDVLTKPRTNRFVKLAVMGLTVALGAAALAVVKSALEWAPKFQLQLFP, from the exons ATGGCTATCAGCGAAGGAGGGCTCCTGACTGATGAGATCAGGCAGGAAGTGTGGCCTAAGCTCCTCAATGTGAACACCAATGACCCACCTCCTGTATCAG AGGAGAACCTGCGGCAGGTGAGCAAGGACTACCAGCAAGTGCTGCTGGACGTCAGGCGATCTTTAAGGCGGTTCCCACCTG GCAtgccagagaagcagagagagggccTCCAGGAAGAGCTGATCGACATCATCCTCCTCATCTTGGAGCGCAACCCTCAGCTGCACTACTACCAGGGGTACCATGACATTGTGGTCACATTTCTGCTGGTGGTAGGCGAGAGGCTGACAACATCCTTGGTAGAAAAATTGTCTACCCACCACCTCAG GGATTTCATGGATCCAACAATGGACAACACCAAGCATATATTAAACTATCTGATGCCCATCATTGACCAGGTGAATCCAGAGCTCCATGACTTCATGCAGAG CGCTGAGGTGGGAACCATCTTTGCCCTCAGCTGGCTCATCACCTGGTTTGGGCACGTCCTGTCTGACTTCAGGCACGTTGTGCGGTTATATGATTTCTTCCTGGCCTGCCACCCGCTGATGCCCATTTACTTTGCAGCTGTG ATCGTGTTGTATCGAGAGCAGGAAGTCCTGGATTGTGACTGTGACATGGCCTCGGTCCACCACCTCTTGTCCCAGATCCCTCAGGACCTGCCCTATGAGACACTGATCAGTAGAGCCGGAGACCTGTTTGTTCAGTTTCCCCCATCAGAACTTGCCcggaaggcagctgcccaacagCAGGCTGAGAA GACGGCCGCCTCTACCTTCAAAGACTTTGAGCTGGCATCAGCCCAGCAGAGGCCTGACATGGTGCTGCGACAGCGGTTTCGGGGGCTCATGCGCTCTGAGGAGCGAACGAAAGATGTCCTGACCAAACCAAGGACCAACCGCTTTGTGAAACTGGCGGTGATGGGGCTGACAGTGGCACTTGGAGCGGCCGCCCTGGCTGTGGTGAAAAGTGCCCTGGAGTGGGCTCCTAAGTTTCAACTGCAGCTCTTCCCCTAA